The Gammaproteobacteria bacterium DNA segment CCCATTGTCCAATATTCCCCACTGCTGCCTCCCGTAGGAGTCTGGGCCGTGTCTCAGTCCCAGTGTGGCTGATCGTCCTCTCAGACCAGCTACGGATCGTCGCCTTGGTAGGCCGTTACCCCACCAACAAGCTAATCCGACGTGGGCTCATCCAATAGCGCGAGGCCTTTCGGTCCCCCGCTTTCCTCCGTAGAGCGTATGCGGTATTAGCCCGAGTTTCCCCGGGTTGTCCCCCACTACTGGGTAGATTCCCACGTATTACTCACCCGTTCGCCACTCGTCAGCACCGGGATCACCCCGAAGGGATCACCCAGCCTGTTACCGTTCGACTTGCATGTGTTAGGCATGCCGCCAGCGTTCAATCTGAGCCAGGATCAAACTCTTCACTTTAAAGTAAAGACTTGTGAGCTTTTTCGAGCACCTTCCGCGCGACACCTACGCGTTGCTTGCGCACGCGCATGCGCCACTCGGTCGGGGCTCTGGCACTGTTGCTCTTGCGAGCGCCCACACAAGTTGCTTGAGATTATTTTGTTAAAGAGCGGCCCGAAAGGGCATTCAGGCAGACCGGAAAGTCTACTCAGACTTCCGGGCGCCTTCAAGCGCTCGCCGAGACACCTCGTCGAACGCCATCTGGCCCACCGGGGAGGCGCGGCATTATAAGCGGTGCCGCGCAGAACGCAAGACGCGCGCCGCGAGGACGCGGCGCGCCGAAACAAATAAGACCCGTCCCTGGGTCTTTGGCTCCGCCCTCGATCCTTGGCCGTCATGGCCGTCGGAGCCGAAACCTTCGACAGGACCCTGCGAGAAAGGTTCCGCCGGGGCCTCTGGAAGCCAGGACCGCGCGGGACTTTCCGTCGGGGGGTGCGCGGAAGTCCGCAGAAGGGTGCCGGGGCAGCAGCCGCGCCCGGTCCGGCGGGAAGCTCAGGCGGGCTCGCCGTCGCCCGGCGCGACGAGGAGCACGCGGGCGAATCGCCGCTTGCCGACCTGAAGCACGTGAGCATCGCCCGCACCGACCGCCAAGGCCCGGTCGCTCACCCGCTCCCCGTCGAGCCGTACCGCACCCTGGTCGATCAGACGAAACGCCTCCGACGTGCTGGCGACGAGCCCGGCGCGCTTCAGCAGATGGGCGATGCCGAGGCTCCCGCCGTCGGCCGCTATGCGCTCGAGCGGCAAGTCGTCGGGCGTGTTCCGGTTGCGGTGGATTTCGACGAAGCGGCGCAGGGCATGCTCTGCGCTCGCCGTGTCGTGAAAGCGCGCAACGATCTCGCTCGCGAGCAGAAATTTGATGTCGCGCGGATTGCGGCCTTCGCGCGCTTCCCGGCGGAGCTTCTCGATCTCCGCCAGCGGACGGAAGCTCAGCAGATCGAAGTACCGCCACATCAGCTCGTCGGAGATGCTCATCAGCTTGCCGAACATCTCCTCGGGCGGGTCGGTGATGCCGACGTAGTTGCCGAGCGACTTCGACATCTTGTTCACGCCGTCGAGCCCTTCGAGCAGCGGCATCGTCATCACGATCTGCCGCTTCTGCCCGAACGCCTGCTGGAGATGCCGACCGACGAGCAGATTGAACGTCTGATCGGTGCCACCGAGCTCGACGTCGGCATGCAGCGCGACCGAGTCGTAGCCCTGGACGAGCGGGTACAGGAATTCGTGTATCGAGATCGGCTCCCCGGACTCGTATCGCTTCTTGAACTCGTCGCGCTCGAGCATGCGCGCGACCGTGTACTTCCCGGCGATCTCGATCAGGCCCGCCGCGCTCATCTCCCCCATCCAGCGGGAGTTGAACTCGAGCCGCGTGCGATCCGGATCGAGGATCTTGTAGACCTGCTCGGCGTACGTACGCGCATTCGCCTCGACTTCGGCGCGCGTCAGCGGCGGCCGCGTGGCCGACCGCCCGCTCGGGTCGCCGATCATTCCGGTGAAGTCGCCGATCAGGAAGATCACGTCGTGACCGAAGTCCTGAAACCGACGCATCTTGTTCAGGAGCACGGTGTGACCGAGATGGAGATCCGGCGCCGTCGGGTCGAAACCCGCCTTGACGCGCAGCGGACGCCCCTCGGCGAGCCGCTCGCGCAGCTCCGACTCGGTCAGGAGCTCTTCGGCTCCGCGGCGGAGCTCGGCGATCTGTTCTGCGACGGAATCCATCCTAAGCGCTGGAACTCGATGATAGGCTCGACGACCTCGAGTCGAATCGAGCGAAGCCGCGGCGGCCGCGCCCGCCGGCGGTAAAGCGG contains these protein-coding regions:
- the tyrS gene encoding tyrosine--tRNA ligase, giving the protein MDSVAEQIAELRRGAEELLTESELRERLAEGRPLRVKAGFDPTAPDLHLGHTVLLNKMRRFQDFGHDVIFLIGDFTGMIGDPSGRSATRPPLTRAEVEANARTYAEQVYKILDPDRTRLEFNSRWMGEMSAAGLIEIAGKYTVARMLERDEFKKRYESGEPISIHEFLYPLVQGYDSVALHADVELGGTDQTFNLLVGRHLQQAFGQKRQIVMTMPLLEGLDGVNKMSKSLGNYVGITDPPEEMFGKLMSISDELMWRYFDLLSFRPLAEIEKLRREAREGRNPRDIKFLLASEIVARFHDTASAEHALRRFVEIHRNRNTPDDLPLERIAADGGSLGIAHLLKRAGLVASTSEAFRLIDQGAVRLDGERVSDRALAVGAGDAHVLQVGKRRFARVLLVAPGDGEPA